Proteins encoded within one genomic window of Sulfurovum sp. XGS-02:
- a CDS encoding aminodeoxychorismate/anthranilate synthase component II translates to MVLMIDNYDSFTYNVVQYCRELGADLKVIRNDEMTIDEIKALHPDKIILSPGPSTPDDAGVTLDVIREFADTTPIFGICLGHQSIAQAFGGDVIRAKNMMHGKTSQIIVDAETPIFKDLPHEFRATRYHSLTVKKETLPESVIATSHSQDDGEIMSLQIKDKPIYGVQFHPESIMSEYGHEMLDNFLKL, encoded by the coding sequence ATGGTATTAATGATAGACAACTATGACAGCTTTACCTACAATGTAGTGCAGTACTGTAGAGAGCTTGGAGCAGACCTAAAGGTCATACGTAATGATGAGATGACGATAGATGAGATCAAAGCATTACATCCTGACAAAATCATTCTTTCACCAGGGCCTTCCACCCCTGATGATGCAGGAGTGACTCTGGATGTGATCAGGGAATTTGCAGACACTACGCCTATTTTTGGTATCTGTTTAGGTCATCAGAGCATTGCACAGGCATTTGGCGGAGATGTGATCAGAGCCAAAAATATGATGCATGGAAAAACTTCTCAGATCATCGTGGATGCCGAAACACCTATTTTTAAAGACCTTCCACATGAATTCAGGGCCACACGTTATCACTCTTTAACGGTGAAAAAAGAGACACTGCCAGAGAGTGTCATCGCTACGTCACACAGTCAAGATGATGGTGAGATCATGTCGTTGCAGATCAAAGACAAACCTATTTATGGTGTGCAGTTCCATCCTGAGTCTATTATGAGTGAATATGGGCATGAAATGTTAGATAATTTTTTAAAACTCTAA